A single region of the Catharus ustulatus isolate bCatUst1 chromosome 35, bCatUst1.pri.v2, whole genome shotgun sequence genome encodes:
- the LOC117009677 gene encoding nitric oxide synthase-interacting protein — MTRHGKNCTAGAVYSYHERKKDTAASGYGTQRVRVGRDAIKDFDCCCLSLQPCRDPVVTPDGFLYEREAIVNFLLHQKTKIARETKAWERQRAQRRRQREQLRGEGAAKALRGFLEAETPLGKGETPGGSAPPGPLPSFWIPSLTPEAGAEKLQRPDPSVRCPMSGRKLRLAQLVSVHFTPAERGLSPGQLLAREPSDRYVCAVTGDPLGNATPCAVLRPSGAVVTLDCVARLIRKDMRDPLSGEPLAEDDIIELQRGGTGFAGAGVSLEAKKSRPVMQA; from the exons ATGACCCGGCACGGCAAGAACTGCACGGCGGGGGCCGTGTACAGCTACCACGAGAGGAAAAAGGACACAG CCGCCTCGGGTTACGGGACGCAGCGGGTGCGGGTTGGGCGTGACGCCATCAAGGATTTCGattgctgctgcctgtccctgcagccctgccggGACCCCGTGGTGAC ccccGATGGGTTCCTGTACGAGCGCGAGGCCATCGTGAATTTTCTGCTGCACCAGAAAACCAAAATCGCCCGAGAGACCAAG GCCTGGGAGCGGCAGCGCGCGCAGCGGCGCCGGCAGCGGGAGCAGCTGCGGGGGGAGGGCGCGGCCAAAGCGCTCCGGGGGTTCCTGGAGGCCGAGACCCCCCTGGGCAAGGGGGAGACCCCCGGGGGCAGcg ccccccccggGCCCCTGCCCAGTTTCTGGATCCCGTCCCTGACCCCCGAGGCCGGAGCCGAGAAACTGCAGAGACCC GACCCGAGTGTCCGGTGCCCGATGTCCGGCCGGAAGCTGCGCCTGGCCCAGCTGGTCAGTGTCCACTTCACTCCGGCCGAGCGCGGCCTGAGCCCCGGGCAGCTGCTGGCCCGAGAGCCGAGTGACCGCTACGTGTGCGCGGTGACCGGAGACCCCCTGGGCAACGCCACGCCCTGCGCCGTGCTGCGGCCATc GGGGGCAGTGGTCACTCTGGACTGCGTGGCCAGGCTGATCAGGAAGGACATGAGGGACCCCCTGAGCGGGGAACCCCTGGCAGAGGACGACATCATCGAGCTCcagagg ggCGGGACCGGCtttgctggggctggggtctccCTGGAAGCCAAAAAATCCCGGCCAGTGATGCAGGCTtag